The Novosphingobium kaempferiae genome includes a window with the following:
- the pelA gene encoding pectate lyase, whose product MNRFRTILLATTLSCATLAGMAQAATIGTMTPAEPVTATRIAALPAAQRAAWDGYLARSKALMAADQAALVAERKDHPASNPPAGPSGGGGMPLDRPAAWYAGAEARRVAATIVSFQTPAGGWGKNMERSGPARVPGESWVPHENLPANAREDIVSATPEWRYVGTIDNNATLDEMRFLARVQAQAPGKEGDAARAAFRKGLAYLLEAQFPNGGWPQVYPLQGGYHDAVTYNDDAMAQVLALLDDVAARKGDFAFVTPAEAAKARKAAGRGIAVILSTQVRAGNGALTGWSQQHDALTLAPVGARNFEPAALSSNESARLLAVLMAQPSPSPQLVAAVHSGAAWLRSVAVRDKVWSNAPDDSGLIGRHLSSKPGAGPIWARYYDMKTQQPIFGDRDKSIHDDANEISLERRNGYSWYGAGPAQALKLYDEWAKAHPQKG is encoded by the coding sequence ATGAACCGCTTCAGGACGATACTGCTCGCCACCACGCTTTCCTGCGCCACCCTCGCCGGGATGGCGCAAGCCGCCACCATCGGCACCATGACCCCGGCCGAGCCGGTGACCGCCACCCGCATCGCCGCGCTTCCGGCGGCCCAGCGCGCGGCGTGGGACGGCTATCTCGCCCGGTCGAAGGCGCTGATGGCGGCGGACCAGGCCGCGCTCGTCGCCGAGCGCAAGGACCATCCCGCCAGCAACCCGCCCGCGGGCCCCTCGGGCGGCGGCGGGATGCCGCTGGACCGGCCCGCCGCATGGTACGCCGGGGCCGAAGCGCGCCGCGTCGCCGCCACCATCGTCAGCTTCCAGACGCCGGCGGGCGGCTGGGGCAAGAACATGGAGCGCTCCGGCCCCGCCCGCGTCCCCGGCGAAAGCTGGGTGCCGCACGAGAACCTGCCCGCCAATGCGCGCGAGGACATCGTCAGCGCCACCCCCGAATGGCGCTACGTCGGCACCATCGACAACAACGCCACGCTCGACGAGATGCGCTTCCTCGCCCGCGTGCAGGCGCAGGCCCCCGGCAAGGAGGGCGACGCCGCGCGCGCCGCGTTCCGCAAGGGCCTCGCCTACCTGCTCGAAGCGCAGTTCCCCAACGGCGGCTGGCCGCAGGTCTACCCGTTGCAGGGCGGCTACCACGACGCGGTGACGTACAACGACGACGCCATGGCGCAGGTGCTCGCGCTGCTGGACGACGTGGCGGCGCGCAAGGGCGACTTCGCCTTCGTCACCCCGGCCGAGGCGGCAAAGGCGCGCAAGGCCGCCGGGCGGGGCATCGCCGTGATCCTTTCCACGCAGGTCCGCGCGGGGAACGGGGCGCTGACCGGCTGGTCGCAGCAGCACGATGCGCTGACGCTGGCTCCGGTGGGCGCGCGCAATTTCGAGCCCGCCGCGCTGTCCAGCAACGAGAGCGCGCGGCTGCTCGCGGTGCTGATGGCGCAGCCCTCGCCCTCGCCGCAGCTTGTCGCGGCGGTGCATTCCGGCGCGGCCTGGCTGCGCTCGGTCGCGGTGCGCGACAAGGTGTGGAGCAATGCGCCCGACGACAGCGGCCTGATCGGTCGGCACCTGTCCAGCAAGCCCGGCGCAGGGCCGATCTGGGCGCGGTACTACGACATGAAGACGCAGCAGCCGATCTTCGGCGACCGCGACAAGTCGATCCACGACGACGCCAACGAGATCAGCCTCGAACGGCGCAACGGCTACAGCTGGTACGGTGCCGGACCGGCGCAGGCGCTCAAGCTGTACGACGAGTGGGCGAAGGCGCATCCGCAGAAGGGCTGA